GAGAGCTCCCTTCCCGATGCCCTCCGCCCCGCTGAGAGCAGCGGCGTCCCCGCACTGGCGACCACGTGGGCTCTCACCATCTTCTACGCGGCACTCATGGGAGGCGAAAAATGGGGATGTGGAGCCGGCGAAGCGTGTTGGGACAGATATTTCGTAACGGGCGGCATGCCTGTCCTCGCCCTGTCCGTCTACGCATTCTTCGTAAACCGCTTGCGGCGCGAGGGCATCTCTCCCGGCGAGTCGCAGCGCGTCATCTGGCGCGAACCGAGCTGGTGGCTCTGGTGGTATCCGCGCTCCCTTCGCAGGACAGGAAACGTATGGGACAGATTGCCCCCCACGGTCCGTTACCTCCGTTGGTCGATCGCCGCCTTCGTCGTCAATCTCCTCGCGGGGTGGACGATCTTCTCGATGATCGGATCCCAGTACGCCTCCCGCTCCCCCCAGGCAGGGTACGGTGCGGGTGCGACGATTCAGTTCACCGTCGTCACTCTGAACGTGATTGCGTGGGCCCTTTTCACGATTCTGGCGAGACGTAAACTGAGGAAGGCAAGCCTCTTCGAGGAAGACGTCAACCGCGTCATGATGTCCATTCCTCCGAGTCGCATCGGTTTCTGGGCGCGTCCCCACATCGCGGCGATCCTTGCGCCGGCCGGGCCGGAAGAGACTTCACGCCGATCCGACTCTCCCCACGATCAGATGCAGGCGATCCTGCGTCAGGCGGACGATCTGTCGGGATCTCTGCGCCCGCTGGGTGCACAGGCAGCGGTCGCCGCGCGGCAGCTCGTCACCGCGATCGATCACATCGATCGCGAGATTGCTGACCTCGCCCGCAATCTCGAGCCGGGAGAGGAAGAGAGGATTTCGGGCAAGATCGAAGCTCTCGCCGCCTCATCGACCTCCTCCGAAGCATCCGTACCGATGCTTTCGCTGCTCGAGAAGCAGCGCGAGCTGATCCAGTCCATCTCCGCGCAGATCGAGGAAGCAAGAGAGAAGCGAACCCGTCGTATTGAGATGCTTCGCATGCTGGCTCTTCACGTGACGTCGCTCCACTCCCGCCAGTCGCCGACTCCGTCCGAGCTGCGCGAGATCAGTGACACCGTGCGAGCGCTCTGCGAAAACATCGGCGAACGCATCGTTACGCTGGCTTCCACCATCCAGCGGGATGAGGAAACCATGGAGCGGAGCTGACGGCAGGGGCCTGGTGACCGGAATTGAGAGAAGGGCCAAGAGGGTCACACCTTCGTCATTCGGTTCAGTCGCGCGAATCTGACCGGCGAGCTAGCGGCCGATGTGCAGAACCTGTCCCGGTTTGGCATCCGCGAGAGCTTGTGTGACTTCAGGGATGAGAGGTGCGAGAACGTTGATGTCGTTGCTGGGCGCGAACAGCACGACGATGATGAGCGAAAGATCCCTGAGATTCTGCTGGAGCTCCAGGTTCGTATCCGAGGTGAGGAATACATCGAACTTCGGCGCCGCGAGCGAGAGAAGCATGCCGTTCGAAATCCCGGACCAGCCGACCTCGGCGACCGAGAGTGCTGAGTGCGGAGGCTTGAATTCCCGTTTCAGCCTGCGCGGCAGGCACTCATCGAGAAGAACTCGCATGCGCGAGAAGGAGCCCTTTCGCCTCTTCCAGTGCCGCGATGGCCTGCTCTCGGCTCACCGATGGAAAATCCTCGAGGAACTCGTCCAGAGAATGGCCACCCTCGAGATAGTCCACGAGGTTCCTGGCCGGTACTCTAGTCCCGGCAAACACCGGAGTACCGCTGAGGATCTCCGAATCGCACCGGATGACGCTGTGACTCATAATCTCCTCAACATTCACCTCGGAACGGGCTATTTCGCGAGGCCGTAACGTTCAGCGCTGAGCGGCTGCGGCCGACTCAGCGAAGTTGAAAGCAGAGGCATAGGGCCAAGAGGGTCACACGTCCGTCTTCGGTTCAGTCGCGCGAATCTGACCGTCGAGGGGCTCCACGAGGAAACGATCCAGAAGCAGATCCTCGATTGTCGAGCGTGCCGAAGCATCCAGACAAGAAGCGGCGTGGCAAAAACCGCTGCGCTCAGAACTTGCCGCGAATCGACAGGGAAAAGATGGGACCGATGAGTCGGTCACGACGCTCTACGAATGCGACCGAATCGGTCCGTCTTCCGTCGTAGACCGTCCGGTCCCACATACTCCTCGCATCGGCAATGTTGTCGATCGAGCCTCGGATCGTCAGGCCGTAGACATCCTTGTGCTCCAGGTAGAGGCCGACCCAGACCGGACCTTCCCACAGTCTTCCCACCTCTGTCAGCCGATAGTTCTTTTCAAAGTATGTGTAGAAAGCGCTCGCTCCCCAGGCCATATCCGTTCGCGGAACATCGTGGCGTAGAGCCAGACCGCTGTTCCGCATCACATTGTTGCTGATGGGTCGTTTCTCACCCGTGAGGGGATCTTCGACTTCACTCTCCTCGAGCTGCACGAATGCGTCGAGGCGGGCTCCAGGCCACCCGACCGAATCGAGATTGAACGTCGTGCTCGACCGAAACCCATACACGGTAGCCTGATCGATGTTGCCCGGGGCTTCTCCAGTGGGGCCGATCGGAACGTAGTCGATGATGTCGTCGATGAGTTGCCCGTAGAGGCGGAGCGTGGTCGTACCGAGGTCGCCAAGAGTCCGCACCGTCTCTATGTCGAGGTTCCAGCTCTGTTCCGGGACGAGATCGGGGTTGGCAGCGGTCTCGGTGTCATCGCGAAGGTTGACCGATGCGAGGAAGTCGTAGAAGTTGAGCTGGCCGACTCGCCTGGCGAGCTTCACGTTCAGGTCAGCCCGCGGTGAGATTTTCCAGGCTGTCGATATCTCTCCTTTCGGCCGGTAAAAACTACGCGGACCTTCTGCACTCCCGGCATCCAGTTTCGAGTATTCGGCACCGATCGAAAGTCTCAGGGCCACGTTCTCTCCCAGAGGACGGCCGTAGCTACCCATCAGTTCGTAGCGATCCTCCTCGACCTGAGCACTCGCGCCCGGAAGTGGAACCTCTTCATAGTTACCGTCGGTTCGGAGCACGAAGAGGTGTGAGAGGCTGTCGAGCTCGTTGTACGCTGCTTCGCCCGAGACCTGCCACTCCGCTCCGGCACTCTTCCAGCTGTACTCAGCCCGTCCGATCCTCTCACTCTCCTCGCCCGTTCGCGCGAAACGGCTGCCGATCATCGGCTGATCGTCGGCGAATGCAACCGTGACGTCAGTCTCACTCGGGATGCGATTTCCCGTGTAGATGCCGATCAGCTTCAGCCGGCCGGTTCCGAGGCCGAGCTCGTAGTCTCCGCCGACCTCATAGATGTCGCCTTCCTCCTCGATCATCACCCTGCGATTTCGTTCAGCCTCTCCTTCCCTGGTGCGAGTACCGGTCTCGAGATAGTCGAACATGTAGCGACGGTAGGAGACATTGAGGTTGCCGATCGATCCCCCCTCTCCCTCGTACGCGAACTTTCCGCTGATTCTCGGGTTGTCCGAGTTGCCACGCCAGCGTTCATCGCGATGCTCGAGCAGGGTGCCATCCGAGTCGTAGATGAGGGTAGGCCCGCCGGCACCGCTTCTGTTTGCCCGGTTGTCGAGCCCGATCGTGTACTCGATCGCACCGGCTTTCCCGTTCGCCGAGACATCGAAGCTTGCGAGACGAGGATCGCTGAAGTACTCGCGGACCTGGGGATAATACCCGTACTGACCACTCAGCCCGCCGGAGCGGACGATCACGTTCGCCACCTGACCCGAGAGTCCCGGGATGTCGAGCGTTGCACCGTCCATGATCTCGATCCGCTCAACGGAGTTTGCCGAGATGCGACCGAGGGCGGTGATGACGTCATTGGACTTGCCGGAGATTCGTTGACCATTGACGAGAACGTTCCCGGATGCGATCCCGAGACCCCGGTCGGAGTCTTCTTGCCGAATCGAGAAACCGGGAACACGCTGCAGCATGTCGAGCGCGGTCTGTGGTGCGTACCGCTCGAAATCGGCAGGGAGATACACCCTTTTGCCGGTGACCGCTTCCTCGGTGGTCGCCGCGGGCTGCGAAGCTGCACCCGGCGACAGTACGAGCATCAGAAGCAGGATCACTCCGACTCCGGATTTCACGAAACTCTCTCGCATTTCAATCAGCATCCTTTCAGAGCTCATCTTCGTTCTCAAAGAAGTCGTTACAGAGTGACTCGGAGCGGTTCGCTGCTTCTGCCGCAGCGCACGATGTTTTCGACGTGGCGGGTCCGGACCGATCCCAGGTCGTATCGTCCGGTTGCTGTCCTGCTTCCGAGCGCGTTTCCAGATCTATGAGGTCTTCCCTTTCCCCGCTTCTGCCAGGAACTACGTCTGATCCCGCCGCCGGTTACCGAAACCGTTCGACACGCTCGTCACGGATGATTGATTTCGGGTGGGGCTAGGGTTTACGGGGAGACCCTCATTTCCCGAGGCGCTGGTAGAGCGCACTCGGCCGCCGGGAGGGAGGGAGGACCGAGGAGACGGACGAATCGGTCTCCGCAAGGTACGTCCGGGAGAATAATAACCTCGATCGCTTCCGAATCTGAGGGTTCTGAGTGCGGGTGGGGGATAGAGGGTTACGGGGCTCACATCCCACAATGAGACGGCTGTGATGCGAGTGCGTGATCGAGCGCTGGATTGATGACATCGATCCAGGTCTGGTACCCGCGATCTGACGGATGAAACTCGTCGTCGCTGAAGAGAGTCTTGTCCTGCGCGAACAACGGCCCGGTCTTCTCGGCGATCGGGGCGAACGTAAGGTCGTAACGCTCCACTTCTTTCCTGAAGACCTTGTTCAGCACCTCGGTGCGCCATCCGGCAATACCTCGAAGCAGCCTCGGAATCCGAGGAGGAGTACTCATGGCGGCTGCGCCAGTCACCACGGTCTTCACCTCACAGTTGATCGAGATCAAATGCTCGATGATCGATCTCAGATCCCTCTCCAATGATCCCGCGCTGGTCAGCTTTATCACGTCATTTGCCCCGACATCGAGGAGCACGACGTCAGGGACGAAACCTCCCAGACGCGGGAGCTGCTTGTGGAGAACGTCGTTGGCTCGAGCACCCGATACTGAAAGGTTAGTCATGATTACCCGTCGCGACTGAGCGAGATGCCGCGATGTCGCTACGGCGATTCCCTCTTCATACGTTCCGCCCACACCCGCAGCAGTGCTGTCGCCGAGAACCAGGTATCGAATCGTCGGGTCAGAGCTCGACCCAAAGGACCGGACCTCCCGCGATACCTTGGCTCCGTCTCGAGAAGGACTGCTGGTTCCGCAGGCCGTCAGCAGGATTGCAGTCACAGACATCAGGATCGTAAGCGTGCTTCTCATCATCGGCTGATCAATGCTCGGCCGCCGCCCGGCAGCTCTTCGGTCCGCGACGCGGTTCGGCCATCGCATCGACTGCGGCTATGGCTTCCACTTGAGCTGGAACTCGATCTCCTCTTCGTCATCGGAGCGTTCGTGCTCGATCGTGAAGGTGGCTCTCGCCGGAACGTAGATCCTCTCTCCCGCGATTCGTATCTCGAATCGTTCGTCGTTCTCGAGGGCATCAGCCAGCCGACGAAGCTTGGCCACGAACTCCGCCCTGGGATACCCCTTCTCGATGTCTCGTTCTGATTTATCTGCCATTGTCGAATTTCCCCGGACCGGATTGTACCCGTTTCACTCCGAGGCTCCAGATCCCGGGATGATAAGCAATTTTGATGGTGTCGGATGGGCGGTACCGAAAAACGAAAGTCTGAACATCCCATGGCCTCTCGAGCGTTCAGTTAGCGGGCGCGGCGGGCTGACATATCTCGTACTGGTAACGCTGGATATCTTCAGCGTAGTCTATGCGTCGCATTCCGGCGCGCTCGACCACCCGCAAAGCGCTTGTGTTTGCTGGATGGACCGTGGCGGTGATTCGCTGCAAGCCAAGCTCAGCAAATCCGTAGCGAACTGCATGCTCCGCCAATTCCGTGGCCAGGCCCTGGCCCCACATTGCGCGGCCGATCAGGAAAGACAGGAACACCTCTGGCGCTGAGTCCCACCAGCTGAGCGCCAGTCCCCCGAAACCCACGACCTCCTCTGAGTCCTTTTTCACAATCGCGCCGAGGGAGAACCCATGTTCGTCCCAATGTCGTGAAAAGAACGTCAGCTTTTCTGCCGCCTCCTGAGAGGATAGAGCAACGCCGTCTCCGTAATACTTCAGAGCGTCCTCATCGGCGAACAGCTCAGAGAAAGCAGGAAGATCAGCAGGTTCAAGCCGACGGACCTGGAGACGAGGGGTTTTGATCATCCGAGAGAGCGTTGCCACTAGCGATCCCCGTTCACCGGTGCGGGCATGCCCCGAAGGAAACGCGTGCGGCGCCCGCTCGAGCGGATGTCAGCGCGTGTGTTCGATCTCGGGTGGACTGCCATGTTCCTCGAGATACTCGCGGAGTGCCTGATTCACGACAGCCGAACCGCGGAAAACCGCTGCGACGTCCGAGTCGAGAAGGATGACGTTGGTCCCACGCTGATACTCCTCATAGAACTTTCCTCTCACTCCACCTCGGAGGTCGTATTCATCTCTCATTTCGTCCGGATCAGGTTTCCTACTCGCCTTCTTCATAGACTTTTCTTTCACGCCTCGTAGCGCGTCGTGCGCTGATGATTCGAATCGTATCTCCACGGTAGGTATGAGCAACGATCACCAACCGCCTCTCGCTCGTGGTAGTGAAATAACGATACTCCGACTCCGAGTGATCAGGATCTGGAATCGTCCAGGCCAGAGGGTCCGCGAATACACTCGCGGCTTCCGAAAACATGACTTCGTGTTTGCTCTGGTTGGCGACATCCTTCTGCGGATCCCAT
This genomic interval from Acidobacteriota bacterium contains the following:
- a CDS encoding GNAT family N-acetyltransferase; the protein is MATLSRMIKTPRLQVRRLEPADLPAFSELFADEDALKYYGDGVALSSQEAAEKLTFFSRHWDEHGFSLGAIVKKDSEEVVGFGGLALSWWDSAPEVFLSFLIGRAMWGQGLATELAEHAVRYGFAELGLQRITATVHPANTSALRVVERAGMRRIDYAEDIQRYQYEICQPAAPAN
- a CDS encoding TonB-dependent receptor plug domain-containing protein, giving the protein MSSERMLIEMRESFVKSGVGVILLLMLVLSPGAASQPAATTEEAVTGKRVYLPADFERYAPQTALDMLQRVPGFSIRQEDSDRGLGIASGNVLVNGQRISGKSNDVITALGRISANSVERIEIMDGATLDIPGLSGQVANVIVRSGGLSGQYGYYPQVREYFSDPRLASFDVSANGKAGAIEYTIGLDNRANRSGAGGPTLIYDSDGTLLEHRDERWRGNSDNPRISGKFAYEGEGGSIGNLNVSYRRYMFDYLETGTRTREGEAERNRRVMIEEEGDIYEVGGDYELGLGTGRLKLIGIYTGNRIPSETDVTVAFADDQPMIGSRFARTGEESERIGRAEYSWKSAGAEWQVSGEAAYNELDSLSHLFVLRTDGNYEEVPLPGASAQVEEDRYELMGSYGRPLGENVALRLSIGAEYSKLDAGSAEGPRSFYRPKGEISTAWKISPRADLNVKLARRVGQLNFYDFLASVNLRDDTETAANPDLVPEQSWNLDIETVRTLGDLGTTTLRLYGQLIDDIIDYVPIGPTGEAPGNIDQATVYGFRSSTTFNLDSVGWPGARLDAFVQLEESEVEDPLTGEKRPISNNVMRNSGLALRHDVPRTDMAWGASAFYTYFEKNYRLTEVGRLWEGPVWVGLYLEHKDVYGLTIRGSIDNIADARSMWDRTVYDGRRTDSVAFVERRDRLIGPIFSLSIRGKF
- a CDS encoding BrnT family toxin, with translation MEFEWDPQKDVANQSKHEVMFSEAASVFADPLAWTIPDPDHSESEYRYFTTTSERRLVIVAHTYRGDTIRIISARRATRRERKVYEEGE
- a CDS encoding DUF433 domain-containing protein, whose amino-acid sequence is MSHSVIRCDSEILSGTPVFAGTRVPARNLVDYLEGGHSLDEFLEDFPSVSREQAIAALEEAKGLLLAHASSSR
- a CDS encoding protein kinase, with amino-acid sequence MTRECPRCKNEIEADTELCPVCLFNEGLKDETVECLNCHTELGSAARFCPECGTKASPTAAAETDPIRAALEKKLASQYRIVRLLGRGGMGSVYLARDLTLDREVAIKVVNTSEGSQAIYERFRREAKTAAKLSHPNLVPLYSFGEVSGMPYFVMGYVRGESLADRLRRDGKLPEDEARRLVVEIADALDHAHRQGVVHRDIKPDNVLLEDESGRALLTDFGVAKASGQGQTLTKLGSVIGTPQYMSPEQASGRADIDGRSDIYSLGVMAWAMVTGRLPFDGSTAADILRKHLVEQPPALRSIAPDVSDGMAQAIERCLAKEPDGRWPDARSLRIALADDGESSLPDALRPAESSGVPALATTWALTIFYAALMGGEKWGCGAGEACWDRYFVTGGMPVLALSVYAFFVNRLRREGISPGESQRVIWREPSWWLWWYPRSLRRTGNVWDRLPPTVRYLRWSIAAFVVNLLAGWTIFSMIGSQYASRSPQAGYGAGATIQFTVVTLNVIAWALFTILARRKLRKASLFEEDVNRVMMSIPPSRIGFWARPHIAAILAPAGPEETSRRSDSPHDQMQAILRQADDLSGSLRPLGAQAAVAARQLVTAIDHIDREIADLARNLEPGEEERISGKIEALAASSTSSEASVPMLSLLEKQRELIQSISAQIEEAREKRTRRIEMLRMLALHVTSLHSRQSPTPSELREISDTVRALCENIGERIVTLASTIQRDEETMERS
- a CDS encoding SGNH/GDSL hydrolase family protein, with amino-acid sequence MRSTLTILMSVTAILLTACGTSSPSRDGAKVSREVRSFGSSSDPTIRYLVLGDSTAAGVGGTYEEGIAVATSRHLAQSRRVIMTNLSVSGARANDVLHKQLPRLGGFVPDVVLLDVGANDVIKLTSAGSLERDLRSIIEHLISINCEVKTVVTGAAAMSTPPRIPRLLRGIAGWRTEVLNKVFRKEVERYDLTFAPIAEKTGPLFAQDKTLFSDDEFHPSDRGYQTWIDVINPALDHALASQPSHCGM
- a CDS encoding amphi-Trp domain-containing protein codes for the protein MADKSERDIEKGYPRAEFVAKLRRLADALENDERFEIRIAGERIYVPARATFTIEHERSDDEEEIEFQLKWKP
- a CDS encoding DUF5615 family PIN-like protein — translated: MRVLLDECLPRRLKREFKPPHSALSVAEVGWSGISNGMLLSLAAPKFDVFLTSDTNLELQQNLRDLSLIIVVLFAPSNDINVLAPLIPEVTQALADAKPGQVLHIGR